The Candidatus Tanganyikabacteria bacterium genome has a window encoding:
- the larB gene encoding nickel pincer cofactor biosynthesis protein LarB translates to MPVAALEFARLDTHRAVRTGFPEVVFGLGKTAEQVAAICERLADHHDRILATRIAPETAEFVLQRLPGLEYHADARALTLGHPGNLGAMAQEASEDTRAVPARGVAVLCAGTADIPIAAEAALTVEMRGVAAERIYDVGVAGLHRVIEALPALARARAVVVVAGMEGALPSVIGGLVDKPVVAVPTSVGYGASFGGLAALLGMLNSCASGVAVVNIDNGFGAGYLAGLIASGATGA, encoded by the coding sequence ATGCCCGTGGCAGCGCTCGAGTTCGCGCGACTCGACACCCACCGGGCCGTGCGGACCGGGTTTCCCGAGGTGGTCTTCGGACTGGGCAAGACCGCCGAGCAGGTCGCGGCGATCTGCGAGCGGCTTGCCGACCATCACGACCGCATCCTGGCCACCAGGATCGCCCCGGAGACCGCCGAGTTCGTGCTGCAGCGTTTGCCGGGGTTGGAGTACCATGCCGATGCTCGGGCGCTCACCCTGGGGCATCCCGGGAATCTCGGGGCGATGGCCCAGGAAGCCTCTGAAGATACACGCGCCGTTCCGGCGCGTGGGGTGGCGGTCCTCTGCGCCGGCACGGCCGACATTCCGATCGCCGCGGAGGCGGCCCTGACGGTCGAGATGCGCGGCGTGGCCGCCGAGCGCATCTACGACGTCGGGGTGGCGGGTCTTCATCGCGTGATCGAGGCGCTGCCGGCCCTGGCCCGGGCGCGAGCCGTCGTGGTCGTGGCGGGCATGGAGGGGGCGCTCCCCTCGGTGATCGGGGGACTGGTGGACAAGCCCGTCGTCGCCGTGCCGACAAGCGTGGGCTACGGCGCCAGTTTCGGCGGCCTGGCCGCCCTGCTCGGCATGCTCAACTCGTGCGCCTCGGGCGTCGCGGTGGTCAACATCGACAACGGCTTCGGAGCGGGCTACCTGGCGGGCCTGATCGCGTCCGGCGCGACCGGGGCGTGA